In Geobacter anodireducens, a genomic segment contains:
- a CDS encoding threonine aldolase → MSTDNRTTTERRYQFASDNYAGICPEAWQAMEEANRGYACSYGDDAWTERACRLLRDTFGTDCEVFFVFNGTAANSLALASLCQSYHSIICHETSHIETDECGAAEFFSNGTKILLVPGPNGKVDPDAVEHTVKRRLDIHYPKPKALSITQATELGTLYSVDEVRELGHLARRLDLRVHMDGARFANAVAALGVHPSELTWKAGVDVLCFGGTKNGMAVGEAVVFFNRELAQEFDYRCKQAGQLASKMRFLAAPWIGMLESGAWLTRAAHANACAAKLEARLRDIPGVDIRFSRQANSVFTDLPPGVAEALHGRGWHFYTFIGSGGARFMCSWETSDQDIELLAADIACCCNT, encoded by the coding sequence ATGAGCACTGACAACCGCACGACCACCGAACGCCGTTACCAGTTTGCCAGCGACAACTATGCCGGAATCTGCCCCGAGGCATGGCAGGCCATGGAAGAGGCAAACCGGGGGTATGCCTGCTCCTACGGCGACGACGCCTGGACGGAACGGGCATGCCGCCTGCTGCGCGACACCTTTGGAACCGACTGCGAGGTGTTCTTCGTCTTCAACGGCACAGCGGCCAACTCACTGGCGCTGGCATCCCTCTGCCAGTCGTACCACAGCATCATCTGCCACGAGACATCCCATATCGAAACCGACGAATGCGGGGCCGCCGAATTTTTTTCCAACGGCACCAAGATACTCCTGGTTCCCGGCCCCAACGGCAAGGTCGACCCGGACGCCGTTGAGCACACGGTCAAACGACGCCTCGACATTCATTACCCTAAGCCCAAGGCCCTCAGCATCACCCAGGCAACGGAACTGGGTACCCTCTATTCCGTGGATGAAGTGCGCGAACTGGGCCATCTTGCTCGACGCCTGGATCTCCGAGTCCACATGGATGGGGCCCGCTTTGCCAACGCCGTTGCCGCCCTCGGCGTCCACCCCAGCGAGCTCACCTGGAAGGCCGGGGTCGATGTGCTCTGCTTCGGCGGAACCAAAAACGGCATGGCCGTTGGTGAAGCGGTCGTATTCTTCAACCGGGAGCTTGCCCAGGAGTTCGACTACCGCTGCAAGCAGGCGGGGCAGCTGGCCTCGAAGATGCGCTTTCTCGCCGCCCCCTGGATCGGCATGCTGGAAAGCGGTGCCTGGCTGACCCGCGCAGCCCATGCCAATGCCTGCGCAGCCAAGCTCGAAGCCCGGCTCCGCGACATCCCCGGCGTCGACATCCGGTTTTCCCGCCAGGCAAACTCGGTCTTTACCGATCTCCCACCAGGGGTAGCCGAGGCACTCCATGGGCGGGGATGGCACTTCTATACCTTCATCGGCTCCGGAGGGGCGCGCTTCATGTGCTCCTGGGAAACGAGCGACCAGGACATCGAACTGCTGGCGGCGGACATAGCATGCTGCTGTAATACGTAG
- the glnQ gene encoding glutamine ABC transporter ATP-binding protein (similar to ATP-binding component of ABC transporters), which yields MVEVRDVSKNFGGLKALDRVTFDVKEGEKVVIIGPSGSGKSTLLRSLNKLEQIDTGRILVDGIDLYGQGTDINKLREEVGMVFQSFNLFPHKTVLENITLAQCVVRQRSTAEADEKAIGLLRKVGLEEKAGAYPAKLSGGQQQRVAIARALAMDPKLMLFDEPTSALDPEMIGEVLDVMKSLAREGMTMVVVTHEMGFAREVADRVIFMDAGRIVEEGTPEHFFRNPTHERTRLFLSQIL from the coding sequence ATGGTAGAAGTACGCGACGTAAGCAAGAACTTTGGCGGGCTCAAGGCCCTCGACCGGGTAACGTTCGACGTGAAGGAGGGAGAGAAGGTGGTCATCATCGGCCCGTCCGGGTCGGGCAAGAGCACCCTCCTTCGCTCTCTGAACAAGCTGGAACAGATCGATACGGGGCGGATCCTGGTGGACGGCATCGATCTCTACGGCCAGGGGACCGACATCAACAAGCTGCGGGAAGAAGTGGGCATGGTGTTCCAGTCCTTCAACCTGTTTCCCCACAAGACCGTCCTGGAGAACATCACCCTGGCCCAGTGCGTCGTGCGCCAGCGGAGCACGGCCGAGGCGGACGAGAAGGCCATTGGGCTTCTGCGCAAGGTGGGACTGGAGGAGAAAGCGGGCGCCTATCCGGCCAAGCTCTCCGGCGGCCAGCAGCAGCGGGTCGCCATTGCCCGTGCCCTGGCCATGGATCCGAAGCTCATGCTCTTTGACGAGCCCACCTCCGCCCTTGACCCCGAGATGATCGGCGAGGTGCTCGACGTCATGAAGAGCCTCGCCCGGGAGGGGATGACCATGGTGGTCGTCACCCACGAGATGGGATTCGCCCGGGAAGTTGCCGACCGGGTCATTTTCATGGACGCGGGAAGGATCGTGGAGGAAGGGACACCCGAGCACTTTTTCCGGAATCCGACCCACGAGCGGACCAGGCTGTTCCTGAGCCAGATACTCTGA
- a CDS encoding branched-chain amino acid ABC transporter substrate-binding protein, with translation MKFRKIASLLTVAAVATALSMGFGCKKKEEAPAGAPAAGDTIKIGFLGALTGDVAMFGKPTLDGMKMAAEELNAAGGILGKKIEIVEADNRGDKQEGASVTQKLISRDGVVAIVGDPTTGITKVAAPIAQKAQVVLLSAGATGPGVVENGDFIFRNTLLDSVAIPACIDFFAKDLGYKKVAIITSDNNDYSVGLSQTFRDAAKSRGVEIVADEKVKDGDKDFSAQITNIKGKKPDVIFFSGYYTEAALIMKEARKQGLKAKMFGGDGLFSPKLIELGGDAVEGAMAALGFSPEQASPVTAKFVEAYKKKFSGAEPGLFDAQGYDGVMMLADAMKRANSADPKVFKTALGQTKNYEGVSGTITIRDNREPIKSPLALLEVKGGKFALKAKVPVKMD, from the coding sequence ATGAAATTCAGAAAAATTGCATCGCTGCTGACCGTTGCCGCAGTGGCCACCGCCCTTTCGATGGGCTTTGGCTGCAAGAAGAAGGAAGAAGCCCCGGCCGGCGCACCGGCCGCCGGCGACACCATCAAGATCGGCTTCCTTGGCGCTCTTACCGGCGACGTGGCCATGTTCGGCAAGCCGACACTCGACGGCATGAAGATGGCGGCCGAGGAGCTCAACGCTGCCGGCGGCATCCTCGGCAAGAAGATCGAGATCGTCGAGGCCGACAACCGCGGTGACAAGCAGGAAGGTGCGTCGGTCACCCAGAAGCTCATCAGCCGTGACGGCGTCGTTGCCATCGTGGGCGACCCCACCACCGGCATCACCAAGGTTGCGGCTCCCATCGCCCAGAAGGCCCAGGTGGTCCTCCTCTCCGCCGGCGCCACCGGCCCCGGCGTCGTGGAGAACGGCGACTTCATCTTCCGCAACACCCTGCTGGACAGCGTCGCCATCCCGGCCTGCATCGACTTCTTCGCCAAGGACCTGGGCTACAAGAAGGTGGCGATCATCACCTCCGACAACAACGATTACAGCGTGGGCCTCTCCCAGACCTTCCGCGATGCGGCCAAGAGCAGGGGGGTGGAGATCGTTGCCGACGAGAAGGTGAAGGACGGCGACAAGGATTTCAGCGCCCAGATCACCAACATCAAGGGCAAGAAGCCCGATGTTATCTTTTTCTCCGGCTACTACACCGAGGCCGCCCTCATCATGAAGGAAGCCCGCAAACAGGGGCTCAAGGCCAAAATGTTCGGTGGCGACGGCCTCTTCTCGCCGAAGCTGATCGAGTTGGGCGGCGATGCGGTCGAGGGCGCCATGGCCGCCCTGGGCTTCTCCCCCGAGCAGGCTTCTCCGGTGACCGCCAAGTTCGTCGAGGCGTACAAGAAGAAGTTCAGCGGCGCCGAGCCGGGTCTCTTCGACGCCCAGGGATATGACGGCGTCATGATGCTGGCCGATGCAATGAAGCGCGCCAACAGCGCCGACCCGAAGGTGTTCAAGACCGCCCTCGGCCAGACCAAGAACTATGAAGGAGTCTCGGGGACCATTACCATCCGCGATAACCGCGAGCCGATCAAGTCACCGCTGGCCCTTCTGGAAGTAAAGGGCGGCAAATTCGCCCTGAAGGCCAAGGTCCCGGTCAAGATGGACTAA
- a CDS encoding multidrug transporter AcrB, protein MLDRIIRLSIENRLIVVVLSALILVVGTVVALRMPVDVLPDLTAPTVTIMTEAQGMAPEELETLVTMPVESAVNGATGVRRVRSYTVAGLSTVWVEFTWGTDIYRARQVVNEKMQGLTASLPAGVMPTLTPISSIMGEVMYIGLTSDRHTPMELKEAADFVVRRRLLAVPGVSQVVVLGGEKRQYQVELDPLGLASFGVSVGEVLEAVRGNNENFAAGIMKSGGQDYLIRGVGRYQTADDLGRVVVSAWNGIPVLVRDVARVAVGSALKVGDASVDTKPGILISVAKHPETNTLTLTALLDGKLTEIRKGLPAGMELRGDIFRQSDFIQRAMDNIRKVLVEGAVLVVAIIFLFLGSMRTTFISIVAMPLSLIFAIFTLRLFDISINTMTLGGMAIAIGVIVDDAIIDVENVYRRLRENSAKPEARREPAGKVIFDASREIRSSIVNATLIIVLVFLPLFFLSGVEGRLLKPLGISYMVSIGASLLVALTVTPALCSYLLPRARFLDRHDEGRVFTWLQNAYGPVLNLALTRQNLVMGLAAAAFILSLIPLAMAGRSFLPPFNEGSLTITLATPPGTSLEQSVDIAARVETLVKGHPNVTLTARRTGRGDLDEHGKPPNASEIEAQLDLKGRTLEEVIGELRHLTGGIPGTIVSFGQPISHRIDHMMSGTAANIAIKIYGPELFRLRSIAQDIQRTIAGVPGLEDLSVEQQVDVPQLRVIPDREAMARYNLSVSAVAEAVETATAGTVVTRTLEKDRTYEVMVRFPDEARATGSAVAGILVDAPGGVKVPLAAVAQVTSAKGPNAISRENVQRKIVVQANVSGRDLRSVFEEARGRIEAGVKLPEGYFIEYGGQFESEAEATRMIGLLSLVSFLFIGLVLYLEFRSFRDVGIVMVNLPLAFIGGIVAVFITGGVINVSTLVGFITLFGIAVRNGILLVSHYRHLMEEGQHLAEAVDRGSRERLRPVVMTALAAGLALVPFAVAAHKPGNEILSPLAIVILGGLLSSTVLNMVVLPSLYRRFGRQL, encoded by the coding sequence ATGCTTGATCGCATAATCCGCTTATCCATAGAAAACCGCCTCATCGTGGTGGTCCTGTCGGCCCTCATCCTGGTGGTGGGGACCGTGGTGGCCCTCAGGATGCCGGTGGATGTCCTGCCCGACCTGACGGCTCCGACCGTCACCATCATGACCGAGGCCCAGGGCATGGCCCCCGAGGAGCTGGAAACCCTGGTGACCATGCCGGTCGAAAGCGCCGTGAACGGCGCCACCGGGGTACGCCGGGTCCGCTCCTACACGGTTGCCGGCCTCTCCACCGTCTGGGTGGAATTCACCTGGGGCACCGACATCTACCGGGCCCGCCAGGTGGTGAACGAAAAAATGCAGGGGCTGACCGCATCGCTCCCGGCCGGGGTGATGCCGACCCTCACCCCCATCTCCTCCATCATGGGGGAGGTGATGTACATCGGCCTCACCAGCGACCGCCACACCCCCATGGAACTGAAGGAGGCGGCCGATTTCGTTGTCCGGCGCCGGCTTCTGGCTGTTCCCGGCGTCTCCCAGGTGGTGGTCCTGGGAGGCGAAAAGCGGCAGTACCAGGTGGAACTGGACCCGCTTGGGCTCGCCTCATTCGGGGTTTCGGTGGGCGAGGTTCTGGAAGCGGTCCGGGGGAACAACGAGAACTTTGCCGCCGGCATCATGAAGAGCGGCGGCCAGGACTACCTGATCCGCGGCGTGGGACGCTACCAGACCGCCGACGACCTGGGGCGGGTAGTTGTCTCGGCCTGGAACGGCATCCCGGTCCTTGTGCGGGATGTTGCCCGCGTGGCCGTGGGCTCGGCCCTGAAGGTGGGAGATGCCAGCGTCGATACCAAGCCGGGGATTCTCATCTCCGTGGCCAAGCACCCGGAGACCAACACCCTGACCCTCACGGCCCTGCTCGACGGCAAGCTGACCGAGATCCGCAAAGGGCTCCCCGCCGGCATGGAGCTGCGGGGCGACATCTTCCGCCAGTCCGACTTCATCCAGCGGGCCATGGACAACATCCGCAAGGTCCTGGTGGAGGGGGCGGTGCTGGTGGTGGCCATCATCTTCCTCTTCCTGGGAAGCATGCGCACCACCTTCATCTCCATCGTGGCCATGCCCCTGTCGCTCATCTTCGCCATCTTCACCCTGCGGCTCTTCGACATCTCCATCAACACCATGACCCTGGGGGGAATGGCCATCGCCATCGGCGTCATCGTGGACGATGCCATCATCGACGTGGAGAACGTCTACCGACGGCTGCGGGAGAACAGCGCCAAGCCCGAGGCCCGGCGGGAACCCGCCGGCAAGGTGATCTTCGATGCCTCCAGGGAGATTCGCTCATCCATCGTCAACGCCACCCTCATCATTGTCCTGGTATTCCTCCCCCTCTTCTTTCTCTCCGGCGTGGAGGGCCGGCTCCTGAAGCCCCTGGGGATCTCCTACATGGTTTCCATCGGCGCCTCGCTCCTGGTGGCCCTCACCGTCACCCCGGCCCTCTGCTCCTACCTCCTTCCCCGGGCGCGCTTTCTCGATCGTCATGACGAGGGCCGGGTCTTCACCTGGCTCCAAAACGCCTACGGGCCGGTCCTCAACCTTGCGCTCACCCGGCAGAACCTGGTCATGGGGCTCGCGGCAGCGGCCTTCATCCTCTCCCTCATCCCCCTGGCCATGGCTGGCCGCTCATTCCTGCCCCCCTTCAACGAAGGGTCGCTCACCATCACGCTTGCCACTCCCCCTGGCACGTCCCTGGAGCAGTCGGTGGACATCGCCGCCCGGGTGGAAACGCTGGTGAAGGGACACCCCAACGTGACCCTCACGGCCCGCCGCACCGGCCGGGGAGACCTGGACGAGCACGGCAAGCCCCCCAACGCCTCGGAGATCGAGGCCCAACTGGACCTGAAAGGGCGCACGCTGGAAGAGGTCATCGGCGAGTTGCGCCACCTGACCGGTGGGATTCCCGGCACGATTGTCTCCTTCGGCCAGCCCATCAGCCACCGGATCGATCACATGATGTCGGGCACCGCCGCCAATATCGCCATTAAAATCTACGGGCCGGAACTCTTCAGGCTCAGGAGCATCGCCCAGGATATCCAGCGGACCATCGCCGGGGTACCGGGGCTTGAGGATCTGTCGGTGGAGCAGCAGGTTGACGTGCCGCAACTGCGGGTGATCCCCGACCGTGAAGCCATGGCCCGGTACAATCTCTCCGTGTCAGCCGTTGCCGAAGCGGTGGAGACCGCCACCGCCGGCACCGTGGTGACCAGGACCCTGGAGAAGGACCGGACCTACGAGGTCATGGTCCGCTTCCCCGATGAGGCGCGGGCGACGGGAAGCGCCGTGGCCGGCATTCTGGTGGACGCCCCGGGCGGGGTGAAGGTTCCCCTTGCCGCCGTGGCCCAGGTAACCAGTGCCAAGGGGCCCAACGCCATCAGCCGGGAAAACGTCCAGCGCAAGATCGTGGTCCAGGCCAATGTGTCCGGACGCGACCTGAGGAGCGTCTTCGAGGAGGCTCGGGGGCGGATCGAGGCGGGCGTGAAGCTTCCGGAAGGGTACTTTATCGAATACGGCGGCCAGTTCGAGAGCGAAGCCGAGGCGACCCGGATGATCGGGCTCCTCTCCCTGGTGTCGTTCCTCTTTATCGGACTGGTCCTCTACCTGGAGTTCCGCTCATTCCGCGACGTGGGGATCGTCATGGTCAACCTGCCGCTCGCGTTCATCGGCGGCATCGTGGCGGTCTTCATTACCGGCGGGGTCATCAACGTCTCGACCCTTGTCGGCTTCATCACCCTGTTCGGCATTGCGGTCCGCAACGGGATTCTCCTGGTATCCCACTACCGTCACCTGATGGAGGAGGGACAGCACCTGGCAGAGGCGGTTGACCGGGGCTCCCGGGAACGGCTCCGGCCGGTGGTCATGACGGCCCTGGCCGCCGGGCTGGCGCTCGTCCCCTTTGCCGTGGCTGCCCACAAACCGGGGAACGAGATCCTCTCACCCCTGGCCATTGTCATCCTCGGCGGATTGCTGAGCTCCACGGTGCTGAACATGGTGGTCCTGCCGTCGCTCTACCGGCGGTTCGGACGTCAGCTCTAG
- a CDS encoding efflux transporter periplasmic adaptor subunit yields MSVIRTITYGILMLLALTLLAACSKGSGTREAGNEAGHGPVQVTAWSDRTEVFLEHPELEPGKGATLLIYLTRTADWQPLASPEVHLVITPPAGAPLTVAATGTKPGLYRAEATFPAKGAYRVTVVIGGSRGEQIELPSLRVGEGHDHGEDGHKETAASDRKEGTPHDRDGHGDHAAEAKQGGGKAPAHADHDVHDEHAEHDSHDEHGDHGGEQAHGETGTAHAHAASGAVGAITLTKEQQWAVAFGVAEPRRMDMASGLAAVGELVPVATAEAVVAAPLAGVVSPTRPLPFPGKRVAKGEVIAVIDPPASLGGGMTQLAADHAQAVSRLTLAQAEYDRAKRLVQGKIAARKRLEEAEAALEAASAVAAPLEAAMKSVQGGSGGRITVRAPVSGTVVEISAVNGSGVAPGQTLVRIVDTGRLWLRVNLPATDLGKVGRPAAAGTVFTVTGLPGEFHTSGLVSDGTVVDPQTRTLPVIFTVENRSGNLKPGMFARVTIRTGTAKGVLAVPKEALFEDEGRWFAFVQISGITFDRREVQIGTEDRGMVQIVSGLDEHDRLVVKGGYYVKLASQGGATADPHAGHGH; encoded by the coding sequence GTGAGCGTGATACGCACGATAACATACGGAATCCTGATGCTGCTGGCCCTGACGCTGCTGGCCGCCTGCAGCAAGGGAAGCGGCACCCGGGAAGCCGGCAACGAGGCCGGCCACGGGCCGGTGCAGGTGACCGCCTGGTCGGACCGGACCGAGGTTTTCCTGGAGCATCCCGAGCTTGAACCGGGCAAGGGGGCGACGCTCCTCATCTATCTGACCCGCACGGCCGACTGGCAGCCCCTGGCGTCACCGGAGGTGCACCTGGTCATAACCCCGCCCGCGGGAGCCCCCCTCACAGTAGCCGCCACAGGGACCAAGCCGGGACTCTACCGGGCCGAAGCAACCTTCCCCGCCAAAGGCGCCTACCGGGTGACGGTGGTGATCGGCGGCTCCCGGGGGGAACAGATCGAACTCCCCTCTCTCCGGGTCGGGGAAGGACATGACCACGGCGAGGACGGGCACAAGGAGACGGCCGCGAGCGACCGGAAGGAGGGAACTCCCCACGACCGCGACGGCCACGGGGATCACGCCGCGGAGGCGAAGCAGGGCGGAGGAAAAGCGCCCGCCCATGCTGACCATGACGTCCATGATGAACATGCAGAGCATGACAGCCACGACGAGCATGGCGACCATGGAGGAGAGCAGGCGCACGGCGAAACCGGCACAGCCCACGCACACGCCGCATCGGGAGCTGTCGGCGCCATCACCCTGACCAAGGAGCAGCAGTGGGCCGTGGCCTTTGGCGTGGCCGAGCCGAGGCGGATGGATATGGCCAGCGGTCTCGCGGCGGTCGGCGAACTGGTCCCGGTGGCCACGGCCGAGGCAGTGGTGGCCGCTCCCCTGGCAGGGGTCGTCTCCCCGACCCGCCCCCTCCCCTTCCCCGGCAAGCGGGTGGCAAAGGGCGAGGTGATCGCGGTGATCGATCCTCCGGCAAGCCTTGGCGGCGGCATGACCCAATTGGCAGCCGACCACGCCCAGGCCGTGAGCCGCCTCACCCTGGCCCAGGCCGAGTACGACCGGGCCAAGCGGCTGGTGCAGGGGAAGATAGCCGCCCGCAAGCGGCTGGAGGAGGCAGAGGCGGCCCTGGAGGCGGCCAGCGCCGTCGCAGCCCCCCTTGAGGCTGCCATGAAGAGCGTCCAGGGCGGGAGCGGCGGACGGATCACCGTGCGCGCGCCGGTCTCGGGCACCGTGGTGGAGATCTCTGCCGTGAACGGCAGCGGGGTAGCCCCCGGCCAGACCCTGGTCCGCATCGTGGATACCGGCCGGCTCTGGCTCCGGGTGAACCTGCCGGCAACGGACCTGGGCAAGGTCGGACGCCCCGCTGCCGCCGGAACTGTCTTCACCGTGACGGGACTCCCGGGAGAATTCCACACCAGCGGCCTCGTCTCCGACGGGACGGTGGTGGATCCCCAGACCCGAACCCTCCCGGTGATCTTTACCGTGGAGAATCGCAGCGGCAACCTCAAGCCTGGGATGTTCGCCCGGGTCACCATCCGGACCGGCACGGCCAAAGGTGTCCTGGCCGTGCCTAAAGAGGCCCTCTTCGAGGACGAAGGTCGCTGGTTCGCCTTCGTCCAGATATCGGGGATCACCTTTGACCGCCGGGAGGTGCAGATCGGAACCGAAGACCGGGGGATGGTCCAGATCGTATCGGGGCTCGACGAGCACGACCGGCTGGTGGTGAAGGGGGGCTACTACGTGAAGCTCGCTTCCCAGGGCGGGGCCACCGCCGACCCCCACGCCGGCCACGGCCACTAA
- a CDS encoding RND transporter, which yields MSRAVSLPVAVLLLLAVTGASAGNALAETRTFTLTEAVEHALAHNGELKAARSGHEAAQAGTVRAGLYPNPVLELEGATGALTGSSNESSMELAISQEVLLGGKRTKRLAAAEREVEAVRWWLADRERLTALEVKTAYADLLLAQQRLDLAKQAAELGSRLLALTRERFAAGDIPELEVNLARVEAARSDSERVAAEREIVPVRSRLSTLMGLEPGHEAAVVAPPDEKPFTAGVAGLVTRAREHRPDLKALAAEQAKGEAEVSLARSEGVPNLTVGLFVAHERSTDAIGTGEEKTRDTIMGVRLSLPLPLFDRNQAGIREAGARRGGAEARFGAARTALERDVEAEHARMAAAEEVLCLYAKDILPRLKENLALVQEAYGLGEAGILAVIEEQKKYVEVHGAYLAAVHARQTARARLEAALGASLDELTTGGTQ from the coding sequence GTGAGTCGAGCAGTTTCCCTGCCGGTGGCGGTCCTGCTGCTTCTTGCCGTCACCGGTGCGTCGGCGGGCAATGCCCTTGCCGAAACAAGAACCTTCACCCTTACCGAGGCCGTAGAGCACGCCCTTGCCCACAACGGCGAGCTCAAGGCGGCCCGGAGCGGGCATGAGGCCGCCCAAGCCGGCACTGTCCGGGCCGGGCTTTATCCCAATCCGGTCCTGGAGCTGGAAGGGGCCACCGGCGCCCTCACCGGCAGCAGCAACGAAAGCAGCATGGAACTGGCGATTTCCCAGGAAGTGCTGCTCGGTGGCAAGCGGACCAAACGGCTGGCAGCCGCTGAGCGGGAAGTCGAGGCAGTCCGGTGGTGGCTGGCGGATCGGGAGCGCCTCACTGCCCTGGAAGTGAAAACGGCGTATGCCGATCTTCTGCTGGCCCAGCAACGGCTTGATCTGGCAAAGCAGGCCGCGGAACTGGGCAGCCGCCTGCTGGCCCTGACGCGGGAGCGTTTCGCCGCGGGCGACATTCCCGAACTTGAAGTCAACCTGGCCCGGGTCGAGGCGGCGCGCAGCGACAGCGAGCGGGTGGCAGCGGAACGGGAGATCGTGCCGGTCCGTTCCCGCCTCTCAACCCTCATGGGCCTTGAGCCCGGCCATGAAGCGGCCGTTGTCGCGCCGCCCGACGAAAAACCCTTTACCGCCGGTGTCGCCGGCCTGGTGACCAGGGCCCGGGAACACCGCCCCGACCTCAAGGCCCTGGCCGCCGAGCAGGCCAAGGGAGAGGCAGAGGTGAGTCTTGCCCGGTCCGAGGGGGTACCGAACCTGACGGTGGGACTCTTCGTGGCCCATGAGCGGAGCACCGATGCCATCGGCACCGGCGAGGAAAAAACCCGCGACACCATCATGGGGGTAAGGCTCTCCCTGCCGCTCCCTCTCTTTGACCGCAACCAGGCCGGCATCCGCGAGGCCGGTGCCCGCCGGGGAGGAGCCGAGGCCCGGTTCGGCGCAGCCCGCACCGCGCTGGAACGGGATGTGGAGGCGGAGCATGCCCGGATGGCCGCAGCGGAGGAAGTGCTCTGCCTCTACGCGAAGGATATCCTTCCACGGCTCAAGGAGAACCTCGCCCTGGTCCAGGAGGCCTACGGGCTGGGGGAGGCAGGCATCCTCGCGGTCATCGAGGAACAAAAAAAGTACGTGGAGGTCCACGGGGCATACCTGGCGGCCGTCCATGCCCGGCAGACGGCCCGTGCCCGCCTGGAGGCGGCCCTGGGCGCATCCCTGGACGAACTGACAACAGGAGGTACCCAGTGA
- a CDS encoding GntR family transcriptional regulator, which yields MFRKAKQNRIFQDVVDQIQEAIVEGRLKEGDQLPAERKLQEEFNVSRGTLREALRVLEQKGLIEIRTGVAGGSVIKGVSTEQVSESLALLIRYQKVPLAKLAEFREGVEGIVAALAANRATPEQTGRLRDLLNTAGKYLEQGEPHWDSFVRTDEEFHLTLAEMTDNPLFITVLETVYHNIHTYYERYLPMEETVLRQNYQDLEALFTAVAARDGKRAEELAREHVRRFNMRMEERHIS from the coding sequence ATGTTTCGCAAGGCCAAACAAAACCGGATCTTTCAGGATGTGGTGGATCAGATACAGGAAGCGATCGTGGAGGGGAGGCTCAAGGAGGGGGACCAGCTCCCGGCGGAGCGGAAACTCCAGGAAGAGTTCAATGTAAGCAGGGGCACCCTCCGGGAGGCACTCCGCGTCCTGGAGCAGAAGGGGCTCATCGAGATCCGGACCGGCGTGGCCGGGGGATCGGTGATCAAGGGGGTATCCACCGAGCAGGTGAGCGAGAGCCTGGCGCTGCTCATCCGCTACCAGAAGGTGCCTCTGGCGAAGCTGGCCGAATTCCGCGAGGGGGTCGAGGGAATCGTGGCCGCCCTGGCCGCCAACCGGGCGACTCCCGAGCAGACAGGCCGGCTGAGAGACCTGCTGAACACGGCCGGCAAGTACCTTGAGCAGGGGGAACCCCACTGGGACTCCTTCGTCCGGACCGACGAGGAGTTTCACCTGACCCTGGCCGAGATGACCGACAACCCCCTCTTCATCACGGTGCTCGAAACCGTCTACCACAACATCCACACCTACTACGAGCGCTACCTCCCCATGGAGGAAACGGTGCTGCGCCAGAACTACCAGGACCTGGAGGCCCTGTTTACGGCCGTTGCCGCCCGGGACGGGAAGCGGGCCGAAGAGTTGGCCAGGGAGCATGTGCGGCGCTTCAACATGCGGATGGAGGAGCGCCACATCTCCTGA
- a CDS encoding ABC transporter permease, whose product MLLQQLINGIALGSTYALIALGYTMVYGIIALINFAHGEIFMAGAFVGLLMVALFKMNIFVAMILAMVTCMVMGVVIELIAYRPLRKSSRLSALISAIGVSIFLSTLALMIFGADAKGFPDTAFPVHQVKILGAEISTLQLLIIGVSAILMLGLEFIVQKTKIGKAMRATSEDYSTAALMGINVNRVISFTFALGSSLAAAGGVLVGLLFNAVSFNMGLMAGLKAFSAAVLGGIGSIPGAMLGGMLLGVAEVMGVAAGYSSYRDAIAFAILVLVLLVKPTGLLGQKIQKKV is encoded by the coding sequence ATGCTCCTGCAGCAGCTCATCAACGGGATCGCCCTCGGCAGCACCTATGCGCTCATCGCCCTGGGCTACACCATGGTCTACGGCATCATCGCCCTCATCAACTTCGCCCATGGAGAAATATTCATGGCGGGCGCATTCGTGGGTCTGCTCATGGTCGCCCTGTTCAAGATGAACATCTTCGTGGCCATGATCCTTGCCATGGTAACCTGCATGGTCATGGGGGTGGTCATCGAGTTGATCGCCTACCGCCCCCTCAGGAAGTCGTCGCGGCTGTCGGCGCTCATCTCGGCCATCGGCGTCTCCATCTTCCTCTCGACACTGGCGCTCATGATCTTCGGCGCCGATGCCAAGGGCTTTCCCGACACCGCCTTTCCGGTCCACCAGGTGAAGATCCTGGGCGCCGAGATCTCGACCCTCCAGCTCCTCATCATCGGCGTTTCGGCCATTCTCATGCTCGGCCTCGAGTTCATCGTCCAGAAGACCAAGATCGGCAAGGCCATGCGCGCCACCTCCGAGGATTACAGCACAGCGGCCCTCATGGGGATCAACGTGAACCGCGTGATCTCCTTCACCTTCGCCCTCGGCTCATCCCTGGCGGCTGCCGGCGGGGTGCTGGTGGGGCTCCTGTTCAACGCGGTCAGCTTCAACATGGGGCTCATGGCAGGGCTCAAGGCCTTCTCGGCCGCGGTTCTCGGCGGGATCGGCTCCATCCCCGGCGCCATGCTCGGGGGGATGCTCCTGGGCGTGGCAGAGGTCATGGGGGTTGCGGCCGGGTACTCGTCCTACCGCGATGCCATCGCTTTTGCAATACTCGTCCTGGTTCTCCTGGTAAAGCCCACGGGCCTGCTGGGGCAGAAAATTCAGAAAAAGGTGTAA